One window from the genome of Pararhizobium gei encodes:
- a CDS encoding glycosyl hydrolase family 8, translating to MTARLAKLVTAVIMSLFVQIAPAAAQQATITAEVWQAYKSKFLDPAGRIIDDGNGGISHSEGQGYGLLLSVLADSPPDFALIWFFTRTELMLRNDGLAAWKWSPTTKPHITDINNATDGDILIAYALGLAGERWKQPEYTAAGRAIARAILDKTVIEKNGRTLLLPAASGFSTSDRPDGPVINPSYWIFESFPVLDRLAPSPLWKKLGDDGIALLGEMRFGVQQLPADWVSVKAAPRPAIGFPSEYGYNALRIPLYLLRGGVTDREILSRFRRQGSLPEGSAAIYDLDSATPRAVLSDAGYQIVNHILACLVDKTALPANIKQFTPTLYYPSTLHLLGLSFTAARQPECL from the coding sequence ATGACGGCGAGGCTGGCGAAGCTTGTTACGGCCGTCATCATGTCTCTTTTTGTTCAGATTGCTCCTGCCGCGGCACAGCAAGCGACGATCACGGCAGAAGTCTGGCAGGCTTACAAGAGCAAGTTCCTCGATCCTGCCGGACGTATCATCGACGATGGAAACGGCGGCATCAGCCACAGCGAGGGGCAAGGCTACGGCCTTCTGCTGTCGGTGCTTGCCGACAGTCCGCCAGACTTTGCCCTGATCTGGTTCTTCACACGCACCGAACTGATGCTGCGCAACGACGGGCTGGCAGCCTGGAAATGGAGCCCGACGACCAAGCCGCACATCACCGATATCAACAATGCGACCGATGGCGACATCCTCATTGCGTACGCTCTGGGTCTGGCCGGCGAACGATGGAAACAGCCGGAATACACCGCGGCAGGCAGAGCCATCGCCCGCGCCATTCTGGACAAGACCGTCATCGAGAAAAACGGCCGGACTTTGCTTTTGCCGGCCGCCAGCGGCTTTTCCACGAGCGACCGTCCAGATGGCCCGGTGATCAATCCATCCTATTGGATATTCGAGAGTTTCCCTGTCCTCGACCGGTTGGCACCGTCGCCGCTGTGGAAAAAGCTTGGTGACGACGGAATTGCGCTTCTCGGTGAGATGCGCTTCGGCGTGCAGCAGCTTCCCGCAGACTGGGTGTCGGTCAAGGCTGCGCCGAGGCCTGCAATCGGCTTCCCGTCAGAATATGGATATAATGCTCTGCGCATTCCGCTTTACCTCCTCCGTGGCGGCGTGACGGATCGGGAAATTCTGTCCAGATTCCGCAGACAGGGAAGCCTGCCGGAGGGATCCGCCGCGATCTACGATCTTGATTCCGCAACGCCAAGGGCCGTGCTTTCCGATGCGGGTTATCAAATTGTTAACCATATTCTGGCCTGTTTGGTGGACAAGACGGCGTTGCCCGCGAATATTAAACAATTCACGCCAACGCTGTATTATCCGTCCACGCTCCATCTGCTGGGGCTATCGTTTACTGCTGCCAGGCAGCCGGAGTGTTTATGA